The genomic segment aCAAAACAATGTAAGATAGAAATTAAGGCTAATAACATGaccaaagaaatataaaagCGATCATAAAGGTTGGAACAACAAATAAAGCATAGGTAACATAAGTGTATGGTTGTAGGCGTAGGTGACTATTTAAGCTGTAGGATACAAATATGACGTTTCcaactagttttatttttaatcaagtCCACAGAAAGGTGCAACTTCCTAATGTCATTCTTTATTTACTCCTCTCATGTTTTCATAGGCATGTTGCGCCTTCTTTTTCATCAAATGTGATTCTTTTCACTCTTCTCACAAACATGTCGGTGGGCTACCTTTGCACATGTCCAAATCATTTGTTATCACGCATCTTTGTAGAGATGGGTGTAAACCCCTAACCTTTTCCTCAAATTTTGGTTCCTTATTTTATTCATCATGGTGTGTCCACATATTCACTTTTTATCTGCATCCCTGCTACATCTATCTTATGTTCATATATCTTCCTAGCTGGCCAACACTATATCCCATGCAACAGGGCGGATTTTAATTACAACTCATTTGAATTTACCTTTAATCTAGTAATTGCTTTCTGATTAAGTCATCTAACTTATACATTACATCTTAATTCATTAATCTCCCAATAACTTTGAAAAACTGATCCAAAATATTTAAggaaatttttaatcaaatatcgGAGCGAGAGTTCAATTAAAAAGATAACGCTTGTTCAGAGGAAGAGATTTTTGAGCAAGAGTTAGTCCTTTTTCAACTATGATTCAATATCATTATTTAACGTCATTTTGTTCTTGAGTCATTATCCCTTTTCAATTATAATTCAATTTCGTTtcaactaaattttaaattttgtaaaatgcTAAGAATGTGATATTTTTAAGTCATCGAATaagccaagagatttttttaAGTGAGCGTCcaagaataaaacaaaataatgataattattaattaataaatacatGACTAGTCtagacataaaaaataaataaataaataagaataaaacaaaataatgataattattaattaataaatacatGACTAGTCtagacataaaaaataaataaataaataaataaaaacagcTTAGAATTAGAAACATAGTATCActctactcaaaaaaaaaatatggtatCACAAgtctatataataaaatatcataagTTTGAATTTAATCTACTTCTCATTTTAAATGAAACATTTAGCATCATACAAAAACATAATATTACAAGTCAATATGACAAATGCCTCTTGTGTGATAGCTTGAGAGGACATGATAGAGTATGACATTATAGCATATCTCGAGACTTCAATCAtcaagtaaattttaaattgaggTGATTTCTCATATAAGTACTCTTAGGTGTTTAATGGGGTGGGTCGGCCCAACGGGTCAAAGGATAGGGTCACATTTTAACGGGTTATTAGTGAGCTGAGTCATTAGTGGGCCTTGGTATAAAGGGTCGGGCCGAGTAGGATAATAATAGAAATTGGTTGAGAAAAAACATTTAGcactttttttataatttttatatgatattattatatatatatatataggtggaTTGACCAATGAACCATgacataaattgaaaaaactaatctataaacttttaaaaaacgaGTCAAAATGAATCGAATTTAAATGGGCTTTGACATCCGCTTCAACCCGGCACGTTAAACATCTATACATCAAATACCTGAATAAACTCGATTTGTAGTAGTACCTATATTTCCGAATCATTTTccttaaaattgttcaaaaaataccCACTACagttagaaaaaataaattcgAGCATATTATCCACATAgaataagatttttttaaaataaaaaaattctcttAGCCGTATGTTaagattaaaattcaaaatagcCTATATTTTTGTTTGACTTGGCAATTTCGTTCTTTTCGAACATGTATTGTACTATCACATACCAATATGTTTTTgattgactatttttaaatgttgTCTGGACAttattttagaaataatttttcttGTCGGAGTTATGTGagtgattttttttaacaattttttttggtaaaagttatttattttccAAAACTTTTTCGCTTTTTCTTCATATATacttaaagtaaaaataataccTTTTTTATTTCACAATACTCGCCACATTTCAATATTAATACTTTCTCTCCAATcttgttaaaataattttaattcgtgAATAAGATATAACATAGTTATATTaaatcttgttttattctttttaaaatctaattttttaataggtaatttatcataattttacatttaatcaaaattaaaatattcaatattaaaatatatattaaattacgtgaaaaaaattataaatatttcttttgattttaattagTTGATACAGATAGTGACATTTCTCCTCACAAGATATTATCTTTAGCGattaataaaaaccaaaaaaagtatttggtaagggacaaaatatataattacagctagtctcttgagagatcgtctctttgagagacgtttTTTAAGCCCAACCCATTTAAGATTAATATCTACTAACtgtaatatcttaaatgtctacttacatcattcttaatgcattTTTacagtattttaaaaaatagataataGGCTGGTCCAATTAAAaatagtctctcaaaaagaccgtctctcacaagaatttgtgatataattATGGACATTGGACAACGAATTCCAAAAACAAAGTAGTCCTAGTCCTAGTCCTCAATGTCTCACGGATatccaataaaaattattgtgaaagacggtctctttgagaaaccatCAATCTAATTGAGCtggttcattatatattttttaaaatattgtaagtaggtattaagaatgatgtaagtagacatttaagatattaaaagtaggcattaaaaatatgctaagtaagcattaaggataatgtaatttgacattaagaatacgataaatagACAAATCTCTAATAAACTGAATTTGAAatacgtctcttaaagagacggtctctcaataGATTAACTGAATGTTCAAATTCCCATCATCATTCTCATCAACACACACTCCCAACCCAACccatcattataaatagggatgcaaacggggcggggcggggtgggtattggcgttaccatccccatccccatctggtaaatcaattcccatccccatccccgtggcaggtataatttttttccccgtccccgccccgatgggtttgtactaATACCATCCTCGCCCCgccacccatctgggtatccatccccgtctaatacccattttacccgccccaccacTCGTCAAAttcccgcttaatacccatctgtgtcacatatttatattcaattatttgggccttaaaacccataaaacatatccaaactccaaagtctcaaacaaaaacacatatccaaagtctcaattcaaacaaacatatatccgaagtctcaaacaaacacataatcaaagtctcaacacaaatatatatgtctaaaacaaaagtatttcaagtttcaacatcaactcaaaatcatctAAATTAAATCAATCCAGAATAATTTCATCACTATCAAATTTCATTTCGCATTCTTCTTCTAACTCTCCAACAATTTTAGCAAAATCCTTGTCCTTGAATTCTCCACAATCTGCAAACACAAATgtttttataatcaaaatttatcaatgcataaaaattacacaatatTGATAGGATTAATGCTTATTTTTGAGGGCAGCTTAAATCCAATTTTGAGAACACATTAAAGCTTCAACGGCTTGAGGTAGTAGTCGACTACGATAAGGATCAAGAATTCTACCACTTGTGCTAAAAGCCGACTCGGATGGAACCGTAGAAATAGGAATACTCAAAATATCCCGTGCTACTTGTTGAAGAACGGGATATGTGCTTCCATTTGTTTTCCAccaatttaaaatatcaaaattatctTCAAGTGGTATGTTAGCATTTTTCAAATACTTGTCCAAATcagatttttcataaatttgatttttgtctCGCTCTAGAAATTGTGCAAACTCTTTCATATCAACATCATCACAAGAACTCCCACCACTTGCTAAATTGGAAGGTAGTTGCCTCTTACTTTGAGTATTCTCACTCCTAGACTCATATTCATAAACCCGTTATACGCGGCACACACACCCATCTTCTACTTCCTTTAATTTATCCGTCGGTCTCTTGAGAGATTGCCTCTGTAAAAGACGTCTTTCAAGCCCATTTCATTAAagcttaaataaattaaaagctgatagataaattttttattaagaccgtctcatcgtgagacaacCTAACTTTGGTTGGcctaatattaactttaaaaaaactgcaaaaaaaattgtttctaaCTTACTTAatcagtttttttaaaaaaaacattaattgagATGCTTGTATGggcccgtctcatggtgagacgatctcatacaagacttattGAAGATGATAATAAACTGTCTAAATCAGAGACTCTTAAAAAATCATTTCTCTcaaaaatttgtattaatttaattaaaaaatagaaattgttTTTATCTCAATTAAAGTATGAAGCGTTTTAAATTGATTCtcatcaaatttttaatttcctaaattgtaattaaagttcaaacttatatccatattgatttttatccaattttaaattttttatagtcAAACACAATTAAATAGTCGAATAATACTAATTTGTTGGATTTATTTTGAACAAATCTACCcataatacaaaaataaatagaaatttaaTCTTTCAATTAATTTCAAATGCTTCTCACGCGCCACGATTCTCTCTCAACAATTCTAAATTCTTCTCTATCACCCATTATTCAATCTTTCCCAAATTATTTAATATCTCTACAATACTAACCCTTCACTAAACGACATCCACTTTGCCATTAAACGACAGTATCCTCTACCAAATTCCTCCGAAATCCTACTTTCTTAATCAATCATCTTCTACAATCTAGAAGAACGAACCCATAAAGCTAAGGAAGAGTTTGTGCTTTTTCAATAGTGTGTTGGTTTAAAGAAATTGAGATTGAGTAAATGGAGCAATCTGTTTTAGATGATATAATTCGTCGACTATTAGAAGTTAAAGGTCGTCCTGGGAAACAAGTTCAGCTTTCTGAGTCTGAGATCCGTCAACTTTGTTTAGCTTCTAAAGATATCTTCTTAAACCAGCCGAATCTTCTTCAAATTGAAGCACCCATCAAAATTTGTGGTACtttttttgcttcttttttcatttttatggcttttttgaaaaatttaccaTCTATGTTTTGCTTATTTTCTGTATTGGATTGTGGGTTAGTGGGGTTTTTTATCGCTTAATTATGGTCTAGTTATTtgggttttattattttttctgtATTAGTTTgtgggtttttgtttttttattgcttAATTATAGCCTAATCATTTACTTTGATGGATTGTGTTAACTTTTTCCTATTGTTTCATTATAGTTGTGGTCCCTTGATTGATGTGCTacagtattttttttgtttgattccaCCTTTTTGAGGTTTTAAATGCAAGTTTATATTGTACTGCCAAGCCCTAATATTTGGaattaattgtttgatttgaacAGTGAATAACAACTAAATGTTGATGGAGATGATATATACTAGTTAATCTTTTTGGttgtttgattttaatttgttgTGGAAGGGGTTTGGTGGGTTATTTGTGGATTTTAATAAATAAGGTTCATTGGTTTAAGCTCATGTAGACAAGGTGAAATATGGTTTTGCTGCTGATTTGATTCACTTAAGTTCTTGTGATCTAACCTAAAACACATTGTGGATGATTTAGATCAAGTtctgaattttaaattatccaATAATCTTTTTCTGGTTAATAACTAAGGAAATACGGGCTAATCATGGTTTGCCTAGTGGTTAGGTTCGATTCTCACACCTACACAAAGGATTAATCCCTTCTCCCTCTTGCCTGTTGGGATTCTATAGCCTACCCCGAATAATATACTCTAAAAATTTGGCTTTTTGAGGTCTGCTTAAAAATAGTATGTTTGGAAATTTCAGCTGCATTACAGTAGATGTGCATACAGCTCAATTAATTTTTCAAGTATAATCCATTTTGATCTAAAAAGTGTATGTTTGATTGATGAAGCATTTGATATTCATGTCTAATAGCTTGTTTTCATGTGACTCACAGGTGATATACATGGTCAATATTCTGATCTTTTGAGACTTTTTGAGTATGGTGGGTTCCCTCCTCAATCAAATTACTTATTTTTGGGCGATTATGTTGATAGAGGAAAACAAAGCCTGGAGACGATTTGTCTTCTTCTTgcatataaaataaagtattcTGAGAATTTCTTTCTATTGAGGGGAAACCATGAGTGTGCTTCCATAAATCGCATCTATGGATTCTATGATGAATGCAAGAGGAGATTTAATGTTAGATTATGGAAAGTCTTCACCGATTGTTTTAATTGCCTACCGGTTGCAGCCCTTATTGATGACAAAATTTTGTGTATGCATGGAGGTCTTTCACCTGATCTCCACAATTTGGACCAGATTCGTAATATGCAGCGGCCTGCTGATGTGCCTGATACAGGCTTGCTTTGTGATCTTCTATGGTCAGATCCTAGCAAAGATGTAAAAGGCTGGGGTGTGAATGATAGGGGAGTTTCATTTACTTTTGGTGCTGATAAGGTGACGGAGTTTCTCGAAAAGCATGATTTGGACCTCATCTGTCGTGCACATCAGGTCAGGAAACAAATATTGATTTGAAGCTTTTCTCTTTTTTTGTGCTATAGTGAAGACTTCCTGTAAcatccgtttttttttttaaaaaaaactaaataaataattttcagaaattttaaaaataataataaaaaaaaactcccattaacaaataacatctcacttctccctctaaatcttataaataACCTctcttacctattataaattaaatcaattatccttaattcattcacattattactcacacttcctttttctcctacaaactacttcctccatcttccaattgcttaaaatttaatcaagaaaaggcaagattttgatattaaagacagcggattcgtagacagagattattaggagcgtacgttgtctaggatcacgtgacaaggtaattctcaatgtccatctaattaggactatcccgttagtattatgtgctaagtgataattaatgtgtttaaatgggtgcatgatttgatatgacattattttgtatgatattatgtttaatatattctcaaattatatttactattatttttgtcaaacttgaatttataattactatttttgataaaatttatattattattttgataatgaaactagatacggtttaatctgaaagagaaatatttatgatattaatattgcaattgaatattattgagatatatttttgttgggaaAATTTACGatcccaaaataaaataaataatgtatgtttgattatttgtttgtgtgctcgcgactaattattaaaatatattaaatcacgtaaagtgtaataCGAGGGAaatgaattatatttgttgtgatccaagtataagggtgatgaacaggttgtcttgtttggttagtatagctgctgacaggtattattatttctgatacttgatacgatgtttggtcttctttctatttgttgtgatccaactagaaggggtgtgcacactagggttccctgagactactctgctggccttgaattatttggggtgacgacctcctgatgaagtaggtataggggtaaagcctcggcctactggcgttctcgttccctcaaattaaaaattgattatgtgtttgtcattattaaatatcaaattaataaattggtttatgtgatattatatattgttattttcaagttgtttttcttttaaactcagctatatatatcatttttttaaaaaattaatttccattttgattatattttattttcttaaatcctttTCAAACTAGATCgtcttacgggatggagttggaattaatcgattttctgattttgagagtttttccattgtttttcttgtattcttatgttgcaggttattgatggCGTgagaatcgtggagtgaggatcacttagaaatatagcttttattagaatcgtatttcagtttaaattttaccttaggttgtttaaattttatatggacacagattacgtttcagtcttttcttatgttgtaagaccctttgttggatttaaaattgttaagttatttcttagtcgttaagccttacatttattttattagaaatatatgtggcggtaacactcccatgagtaggttttggctcatgtttttcattaaaggtgttttcaaaagttcgacctattttgAGGGTGTTACACTTCCTTTTGAGAAGGATGTATGTAAATTGAAACTAATGCTTTCAGCTTATGATTCTACTGAAGGCTTGTGCTTGTTTAATGAATTTTGATTATGTCTAgagctatgttactcggactcttcattttgcttcacataACCGTGTCTGATCTGATCCTCgaacattggtatggcacttagacacttcattttaggcgtaaaattgaatatttagacgtatccagCACTTAAACGCGTaccagtatccaacatcagtatcagagtccaagtaacataggtctAGAGCGTACctaaaaatttcttttattatatgCCCAAAACTAATTGATCTTGTTGGCTATGCAGGTTGTGGAGGACGGATATGAATTTTTTGCAAGTAGGCAGCTTGTAACAATATTTTCTGCTCCTAATTATTGTGGCGAGTTTGATAATGCCGGTGCTATGATGAGTGTGGATGACACTCTGATGTGCTCTTTCCAGATATTAAAGCCTGCTGAAAAGAAGCCCAAGCTTAACTTCGGAAGCAGTACTACAACTGCTAAGTCTGGTAATGGTGTCAACTTTTTTGGAAGCTCTACAACTATGAAATCTGGAACTTCTGTCCCAGGGGTCAAGGTAATTGAGCTTCTGATTACCACTTGATACATTTTGCAATTGTTGAAGTCAATGTTCACTTTAATGTTTTGTGTTATGGCACTCTATTCTCCCCTTTCCCGTGGCATTATTATCAACATCTTTTTTTCTCTCTTGTGTCTAAGCCTTGCCCCCTTCTAGTTATCGTTGGGATGTGTGATTTGGCTTTCCTCTTCTTGATCCAAAAGTCAGATTTATATTTCAATGTTTCTCCTTTAAAGGACATGATTTTGCTTATTCAAAGTCAGATCTTTGAAACCCCTTTTGATTTTGTCAAGAAAATCTGCCAATCTTCACCCTCTTTCAAGATTATGGTAAATCAAATCACCGAAAAAAACGTGTTTGTGCAAGTTATGTAAGCATTACACTCCCAATCAAGTTGGATTTTAAAGTGCCTTCCGTATTGACGTTAAATTATTGGTGGCCAATTAGAGTTTTGCAATAACTTTATACATGCTACTTCTTTTatctattttgtaaatgtaCGGGGGGCATTGAAAGATGATCTTGCTGTTTTTGATGACAATACACGGTCAACTAGACACTGTTAAACCATTCATTtctcaccggaaactgattccCTTTCTTTGGTTCTATCTCTTTTTTCTTATTCTCCTGCATCTCTTTATACctaacaattaataataataaacacttAATAATATCCTTATCTCTCTTTACGCATTTCCTTTCCATTAAATTTCCATTTGTTATATCAACTACCCCGTTAATAGATAATACTACCTTTGAAAATAAACCTCATCCTTTCGGGTCTCCCAATAACTTCTAATGTAGTTTGAACATTCACAGCATATTGTAACATCATAGTCTTCATCTGCAGCTTATTTGTTCATCTGTTGTACATACAAAATACATCTAACAACTCTTTGATATTCGAACTTACTGCCTGTCTATCTATTGACCTTCGTTCTATTTGTAACTAATATGATATCTTCTGTTCAAATTTAAAGCAAATCACGTCATCTTCAGAGAGTGATTTTTGTTTCCTTAAACAAGAATATCATTTTAGCAGAccactaatttttataattacacCCACATTTTGTTCATAATCAGACACATTTTGATTCAAAGAAAAGCAGCCCCTTTTAACATAGAGCTATCATTTTCCTGTATTATGCCTTCTCCACGCTGCTGAGAGCTCTTCTTACTTGCAAATTTATTTGCTTTAGCTTCTTGGTTGAGCTCTTCGTTGCATTTATCAGGAGTTCAGCCCCTAGCTATTTTACTCTTGGATTATAAAGGTTCGCAACATTTTCAATGAATTTATGATAGCTTTTGTCATCAAAAGAAAAGTGTTCTTGAGTTTCTGATAGCAGGGAATTCTTCTATGAAGCATAGCCATGAAAGTATGGACTATGGAGAGATAAAAATAGCACATTGTATTGAAAATTCTTAAACCCGGTTAAGTGTTTACAATGAAACAAATCCGATTGTTAAAAGTGCAAGGGAAGATTAAAACTAAACAGGGATAGATTGACAATTCTTCACATAACCTCTTTCATCCTACTCTCCtttctatatataaatattgcaATCAATCCACTTTTCCCTTTTCACTCGTTGCAAACTAACTGTTTGGTTTCCCCCATAACGCAATCTCTTTAATTGATGTTTCCTCTATTGATTGTAATCCCTCTTATAGACTCCTATGGTTGTGGCCGTTGTACCCCTCATTCCCTCCTCCAAGGGATGAGTCGGAGgatattcttgaaggcattatCCCTTCAGGGATGTGTCTGTGCCTTACATTTAGTGATGAAGGGATAATACGTAGGATATTCTTGAAGACATTATCTGCTGTGGcattacaatataattttaagATGCACCCATAATAGTAAGTCACTAGTTGCTCGTAGAGCACGATGGGATTATGATTTGTGTATATTAAGGGCTAACTTGAATAAGCTAGTCCTTTGTTCATAGAAGACTTCTTTCTTAATATCAAAGCTGTACTTTGAATATCTAATGTTAGTAGTTTGAGGATAATCTAGTAAAGTTGAGGCTAATATATTGCATGAGCATCTGCTCTGCATTTTGGAGAAGTTTGTGCTCAATCTAACTTTTTGATCTTATTGCAGTATGAGTTGAGCTTGGGCAACCCAGCCTTATAAGGCCTCCTTTATTGGCCTATATCTGAATCTATCTAAACTGATTAGCCCCCATATGAATGTTTTGGCCATTGAGTTAGCGGCAAAGACCAGGGCTTAATTCCTAATCCGTATGGCCTTCGTTTTACAACAAAATCCCAACAATAAATGGCATATGAAATGAGATGATTCAGATCTCCTTGTTCATTACCATTTGCCTCATGTTATCTTCACATTGCAATCCTGACTCTCTTGAGAAAGGAGAACATCAATGGGAAAAGAATTATTCAGATTTTGTTCCTATTCATGCTTTGACACAAAGGTTTTGCAAAATTCACCAATGCAAGTTTATCCTTTAAATTTAAAGTTGtacattgattttcttttttcttacaATATTTCAACATACCTCAATAattatactttatatttttctcatcaggtttttcccctttttttttttttctgatttaaGTTTTGTCAACGGCAATAAAGTGAATGATGTCTCTTATCTTTGTTGTATGGTCTAATGGAATGCCCATAATTGATCAATCAAGCCAAAACATGCTGTTAGATTTATAATTACGTGCAAGTTAAGAACCAAAGATTGGTGACAATATAACTCTTTTCTAAAGGATTTAGA from the Amaranthus tricolor cultivar Red isolate AtriRed21 chromosome 12, ASM2621246v1, whole genome shotgun sequence genome contains:
- the LOC130828269 gene encoding serine/threonine-protein phosphatase PP1-like isoform X3 → MEQSVLDDIIRRLLEVKGRPGKQVQLSESEIRQLCLASKDIFLNQPNLLQIEAPIKICGDIHGQYSDLLRLFEYGGFPPQSNYLFLGDYVDRGKQSLETICLLLAYKIKYSENFFLLRGNHECASINRIYGFYDECKRRFNVRLWKVFTDCFNCLPVAALIDDKILCMHGGLSPDLHNLDQIRNMQRPADVPDTGLLCDLLWSDPSKDVKGWGVNDRGVSFTFGADKVTEFLEKHDLDLICRAHQKRQDFDIKDSGFVDRDY
- the LOC130828269 gene encoding serine/threonine-protein phosphatase PP1-like isoform X2; protein product: MEQSVLDDIIRRLLEVKGRPGKQVQLSESEIRQLCLASKDIFLNQPNLLQIEAPIKICGDIHGQYSDLLRLFEYGGFPPQSNYLFLGDYVDRGKQSLETICLLLAYKIKYSENFFLLRGNHECASINRIYGFYDECKRRFNVRLWKVFTDCFNCLPVAALIDDKILCMHGGLSPDLHNLDQIRNMQRPADVPDTGLLCDLLWSDPSKDVKGWGVNDRGVSFTFGADKVTEFLEKHDLDLICRAHQVVEDGYEFFASRQLVTIFSAPNYCGEFDNAGAMMSVDDTLMCSFQILKPAEKKPKLNFGSSTTTAKSGNGVNFFGSSTTMKSGTSVPGVKAFSC
- the LOC130828269 gene encoding serine/threonine-protein phosphatase PP1-like isoform X1, translating into MEQSVLDDIIRRLLEVKGRPGKQVQLSESEIRQLCLASKDIFLNQPNLLQIEAPIKICGDIHGQYSDLLRLFEYGGFPPQSNYLFLGDYVDRGKQSLETICLLLAYKIKYSENFFLLRGNHECASINRIYGFYDECKRRFNVRLWKVFTDCFNCLPVAALIDDKILCMHGGLSPDLHNLDQIRNMQRPADVPDTGLLCDLLWSDPSKDVKGWGVNDRGVSFTFGADKVTEFLEKHDLDLICRAHQVVEDGYEFFASRQLVTIFSAPNYCGEFDNAGAMMSVDDTLMCSFQILKPAEKKPKLNFGSSTTTAKSGNGVNFFGSSTTMKSGTSVPGVKSFLDA